From Heliomicrobium modesticaldum Ice1, a single genomic window includes:
- the gspM gene encoding type II secretion system protein GspM — MEGLLDWLERRTRREQALFLIAALTLFAAFAYRLFFEPLWQQYRLHAERLRSAQAMTEQLRRHQAEPGQADAPEAESLRALSACSDGAKQVTAIAEAAEATGVKLRRVIGDHPAAEGRLRKGVFTIVLEGDEGDLREFLDQLGKRASAFYVQAFVWLRQDGQATADRDGLLTNLRWTEASALLQRLRETIRTDSAGSAGDKTVAAERSTSAMLAGLRLVFFSVDGQREGAGANVPWQEAIQPAKRGEDEP; from the coding sequence ATGGAGGGGCTCCTTGACTGGTTGGAACGAAGAACCCGGCGTGAGCAGGCGCTCTTCCTTATAGCGGCGCTGACGCTGTTTGCTGCCTTCGCGTACAGGCTCTTTTTTGAGCCCCTTTGGCAGCAATACCGTCTGCATGCAGAGCGCCTTCGTTCGGCTCAGGCGATGACGGAACAGCTTCGAAGGCATCAGGCGGAGCCAGGCCAAGCCGATGCGCCTGAGGCCGAGTCTCTCCGAGCGCTGTCCGCCTGTTCTGATGGCGCAAAACAGGTGACGGCCATCGCCGAGGCGGCCGAGGCAACAGGGGTGAAACTTCGGCGTGTCATCGGCGATCATCCCGCCGCAGAGGGCCGGCTGCGCAAGGGCGTGTTCACGATTGTTCTCGAAGGAGATGAGGGGGATCTGCGAGAGTTTTTAGACCAATTGGGAAAAAGAGCATCCGCCTTTTATGTGCAGGCCTTTGTTTGGCTCCGACAGGATGGGCAAGCTACGGCCGATCGGGACGGGTTGTTGACCAACCTCCGCTGGACAGAGGCGTCGGCCTTGTTGCAGCGGTTGAGGGAGACGATCAGAACAGACAGCGCCGGCTCTGCCGGTGATAAGACGGTTGCGGCAGAAAGGTCGACATCGGCGATGCTGGCGGGACTGAGGCTGGTCTTTTTCTCGGTGGACGGTCAGCGTGAAGGGGCTGGGGCCAACGTCCCCTGGCAAGAGGCGATCCAACCGGCAAAGAGGGGAGAAGATGAACCGTGA
- a CDS encoding type 4a pilus biogenesis protein PilO, with protein sequence MRLPKFPGLSFSFRRILSIPAFFSLSSPAETGGDNWWMARTKRERVLLSLFGAAVAGAGLYLLVLEGQLDQFSTLSTELPVSKQQLESAKRRIQNRQGLEQELEASRNKYRDVISAYPAALSSGSMAVLIGEAAKASKVTIKYFVPQPKLDLPDSKGKLIAEIPVDIVAEGTFDALVDFSSRLETLRGGALVRNFAITWETRDKDNKGKGSDGKKESGNVLSELIDSVVNTLSKSPNGDAAGQQKSVNNMTARLPRAEYRPGNKEKPPTTTINAAYRVCFFEVGAGGGPDVVDLSQYRVGRPNPFEPHVWDQANPWLGELPELSPPVTEPPGLNPGGTP encoded by the coding sequence ATGAGGCTGCCGAAGTTTCCCGGGCTGTCCTTCTCCTTTCGCCGGATTCTCTCTATTCCCGCCTTCTTTTCCCTTTCCTCGCCTGCGGAGACGGGCGGTGACAACTGGTGGATGGCGCGGACGAAGCGGGAACGGGTGCTCCTGTCGCTCTTCGGTGCCGCCGTCGCCGGCGCCGGTCTATACCTCCTCGTGCTGGAGGGGCAGCTCGATCAGTTCTCCACCCTGTCGACCGAGCTTCCCGTATCGAAGCAGCAGTTGGAATCGGCAAAAAGACGCATTCAGAACAGACAAGGCCTGGAACAGGAGCTGGAAGCCAGCCGGAACAAATACCGCGATGTCATCAGCGCCTATCCTGCTGCGCTGTCCAGCGGATCGATGGCGGTGCTGATCGGGGAAGCGGCAAAGGCGTCGAAGGTGACCATCAAGTACTTCGTCCCCCAGCCCAAGCTGGATCTCCCGGACAGCAAGGGAAAGCTGATCGCGGAGATTCCCGTAGATATCGTCGCCGAGGGGACCTTCGACGCCCTCGTCGACTTCTCGTCGCGGTTGGAGACGCTGCGCGGCGGCGCCCTGGTTCGCAATTTTGCCATCACCTGGGAGACCCGCGACAAGGACAACAAGGGCAAAGGCAGTGACGGGAAGAAGGAATCGGGCAATGTCCTCAGCGAATTGATCGATAGCGTCGTCAACACCCTGTCCAAGTCGCCCAACGGCGATGCGGCGGGGCAGCAAAAAAGTGTGAACAACATGACGGCGCGGCTGCCCCGCGCCGAGTACCGACCGGGCAACAAGGAAAAACCGCCGACGACCACGATAAATGCGGCCTATAGGGTCTGCTTTTTTGAAGTGGGAGCCGGCGGAGGCCCCGATGTGGTCGATCTGAGCCAGTACCGGGTCGGCCGGCCCAATCCCTTTGAGCCCCATGTCTGGGATCAGGCCAATCCCTGGCTGGGCGAGCTTCCTGAACTGTCGCCGCCTGTCACGGAGCCGCCCGGCCTCAACCCGGGTGGGACGCCCTGA
- a CDS encoding GspE/PulE family protein translates to MSFNPSNQPSDGEPWQVMAGSEKGIIVPSRRPDSAFGDRDDATEGWSQLSVVELVEEMILRAARERATDIHIDPMETKSRVRFRVDGLLRDEQLLPKGLHGQVVSRIKVLAGMDIARRRIAQDGRIQVTMPDKQIDLRVSTLPTLFGERCALRMLDKKQAPLNLDQLGFLPDALAAFQALMGNAYGMILVTGPTGAGKTTTLYAAVNAVKSPEKNIITIEDPVEYILSGINQVQVNAKSGIDFTEGLRAILRHDPDVILIGEIRDKETADIAVKAATTGHLVFSTLHTGDAAEAAGRLIDMGVEPFLVASAVSGIVAQRLVRRICRSCKTSYHPPRSSPERIFLEKAGMQTDILYRGAGCNRCNQTGFDGRLAIHEVMVVRSSLRELIIAKASTEAIRAKAVEAGMIGLVADGLAKAILGETTVQEVMRVAFRMDG, encoded by the coding sequence GTGTCATTTAATCCCAGCAACCAGCCGAGTGATGGTGAGCCCTGGCAGGTTATGGCAGGGAGCGAAAAAGGCATCATCGTACCGTCTCGAAGGCCTGATAGCGCCTTCGGCGACCGGGATGATGCAACCGAGGGATGGAGTCAGCTTTCTGTCGTTGAACTGGTCGAGGAGATGATCCTGCGGGCGGCCCGGGAGCGGGCCACAGACATCCATATTGATCCGATGGAGACGAAAAGTCGGGTGCGCTTTCGCGTCGACGGGTTGCTTCGCGATGAGCAGCTGTTGCCGAAAGGGCTGCACGGGCAGGTGGTCTCTCGGATCAAGGTCCTGGCCGGCATGGACATCGCCCGGCGGCGGATCGCACAGGATGGCCGGATTCAGGTCACCATGCCGGACAAGCAGATCGACCTGCGTGTATCGACGCTTCCGACGCTTTTCGGCGAAAGATGCGCCCTCCGGATGTTAGATAAGAAACAGGCGCCGCTGAACCTTGATCAACTGGGATTTCTGCCGGACGCCCTGGCAGCCTTTCAGGCCTTGATGGGCAACGCCTACGGCATGATCCTGGTGACGGGACCCACGGGGGCCGGCAAGACGACGACCTTGTACGCGGCGGTGAACGCCGTCAAGAGCCCCGAAAAAAACATCATCACCATCGAAGACCCGGTGGAGTACATCCTGAGCGGCATCAACCAGGTGCAGGTCAATGCCAAATCGGGCATCGATTTCACGGAAGGGTTGCGGGCGATTTTGCGCCATGATCCTGACGTGATCCTGATCGGGGAGATTCGGGACAAAGAAACAGCCGACATCGCCGTCAAGGCGGCGACGACAGGCCATCTCGTTTTTTCGACGTTGCATACAGGCGATGCCGCCGAGGCGGCAGGTCGGCTCATCGATATGGGGGTGGAGCCCTTTCTCGTGGCTTCCGCCGTCTCCGGCATCGTGGCCCAACGGCTGGTTCGGCGGATCTGCCGCTCTTGCAAGACGAGCTACCATCCGCCTCGGTCCTCGCCGGAGCGGATCTTCCTGGAGAAGGCGGGGATGCAAACAGACATCCTTTACAGAGGCGCCGGCTGCAACCGGTGCAACCAGACAGGTTTTGACGGGCGACTGGCCATCCATGAGGTGATGGTCGTCCGTTCGAGCTTGCGAGAACTGATCATCGCGAAAGCCAGCACCGAAGCCATCCGGGCGAAGGCGGTCGAAGCAGGCATGATCGGACTGGTCGCTGATGGGCTGGCAAAAGCGATCTTAGGGGAGACGACGGTGCAGGAAGTCATGCGGGTCGCCTTTCGGATGGACGGCTAA
- a CDS encoding PilN domain-containing protein, which yields MQSINLLPLELRPKKLDKRALFIRSGLAVGLLACVAAYGAFLGKLYLSRQESEGIAVEMAELQPELRRVEAVEKEIREIRQKAEILDKLRIARVPWSKVFTDVAAMTPDGLWLATVTLNENNAEKATLRIEGETTAFEQVGLFILQLRQLPYFSDVELVDARDKAVDRRWVTRFQVEAQLAPMPKELLPSNPNPAKTSGAAQGGERR from the coding sequence GTGCAGTCGATCAATTTGCTCCCCCTTGAGTTGCGACCGAAAAAACTGGACAAGCGCGCCCTCTTCATCCGCAGCGGCCTTGCCGTCGGGCTGTTGGCCTGTGTAGCGGCGTATGGCGCATTCCTTGGAAAGCTCTATCTGTCTCGGCAGGAAAGCGAAGGCATTGCAGTGGAAATGGCGGAACTGCAACCGGAGTTGCGGCGGGTCGAGGCTGTGGAAAAAGAGATCCGAGAGATCCGGCAGAAGGCGGAGATCCTGGACAAGCTGCGCATCGCCCGTGTGCCCTGGTCCAAGGTCTTCACCGATGTAGCGGCGATGACCCCTGACGGGCTGTGGCTGGCTACGGTCACATTGAATGAGAACAACGCCGAGAAGGCGACCTTGCGGATCGAAGGGGAGACGACCGCCTTCGAGCAGGTCGGACTGTTTATCTTGCAGCTTCGCCAGCTCCCTTATTTTTCAGACGTAGAGTTGGTCGACGCCCGAGACAAGGCCGTCGATCGGAGGTGGGTGACCCGCTTCCAGGTCGAGGCCCAACTGGCCCCGATGCCTAAGGAGCTGCTGCCGTCGAATCCAAATCCAGCCAAAACAAGCGGCGCCGCCCAAGGGGGTGAGCGGCGATGA
- a CDS encoding type II secretion system F family protein produces the protein MPVFAYKARDRSGKAEEGLLQASSEKAAARTLQQLGRYVVDLRRKDQPRRLPDIRLHGSLPWRRPVDARQLSGFCRQLAALVDAGIPMCTSLSMVARRLRPPALQRAAQQVALALSQGETLISALEQQRHVFPELFVRLVETGEAGGVLDQSLHRLADHYDKESAITRKIRAALLYPALVLATAGGSTVFFFLYVIPAYSALLTSLGMGLPEITRFVLALAKWIGDYGLWMMLSAALGFFGLRRLMQKGGYRILLEKALLRAPVLGGLLHRAAIARVSRSLSILVGSGVPIIQALAIVEKVALYRSLAEAVRGVRSGVGKGHPLHQMMERSPLFPPEFVHLVYIGEESGALDVLLEKTAEYFEAEVDGAVHRLMILLEPMLLFLMAGVVGFLALSLLMPLFEMINGTP, from the coding sequence ATGCCTGTCTTCGCCTATAAAGCGCGCGATCGCAGCGGCAAGGCCGAGGAAGGACTGTTGCAAGCCTCGTCCGAAAAAGCGGCAGCCCGGACGTTGCAGCAGCTCGGCCGCTACGTTGTCGACCTCCGGAGGAAGGACCAGCCTCGGCGACTGCCCGATATCCGCTTGCACGGTTCGCTGCCTTGGCGGCGGCCGGTGGATGCCCGCCAGTTGTCGGGCTTTTGTCGGCAACTGGCGGCTTTAGTGGACGCCGGCATCCCTATGTGCACGAGCTTGTCTATGGTGGCGCGGCGACTGAGGCCGCCGGCGCTCCAAAGGGCGGCGCAACAGGTGGCCTTGGCTCTGTCGCAGGGGGAAACGCTGATCAGCGCCTTGGAGCAACAGCGCCATGTCTTTCCTGAGCTCTTTGTCCGCCTCGTGGAAACGGGAGAGGCGGGCGGGGTTCTGGACCAAAGCCTCCATCGGCTGGCCGATCACTATGATAAGGAATCTGCCATAACGCGAAAGATCCGAGCGGCCTTGCTCTACCCCGCGCTGGTCCTGGCAACGGCAGGCGGATCGACGGTCTTTTTTTTCCTCTATGTCATTCCCGCTTATTCGGCCTTGCTGACGAGCCTGGGGATGGGGTTGCCCGAGATCACCCGCTTTGTGTTGGCGCTGGCGAAGTGGATCGGTGACTATGGCCTCTGGATGATGCTGTCGGCGGCGCTGGGCTTCTTTGGGTTACGGCGTCTGATGCAAAAGGGTGGCTATCGAATTTTACTGGAGAAGGCGCTCTTGCGAGCACCTGTCCTTGGCGGCTTGCTCCACCGTGCCGCCATCGCCCGGGTCAGCAGAAGCCTGAGCATTCTGGTCGGAAGCGGCGTTCCCATTATCCAAGCGCTGGCGATCGTGGAAAAGGTGGCTCTTTACCGCAGTCTGGCGGAAGCGGTGCGGGGGGTGCGCAGCGGCGTCGGCAAAGGACATCCCCTGCACCAAATGATGGAGCGCTCACCCTTGTTCCCGCCGGAGTTCGTCCATCTCGTCTACATCGGCGAGGAAAGCGGAGCGCTGGATGTTCTTTTAGAGAAAACGGCGGAATATTTCGAGGCGGAGGTGGACGGCGCTGTCCATCGGTTGATGATCCTGTTGGAACCGATGCTGCTCTTTCTGATGGCAGGGGTCGTCGGGTTCTTGGCCCTTTCCCTGCTCATGCCGCTGTTCGAGATGATCAACGGAACGCCGTAA
- a CDS encoding PilN domain-containing protein, whose product MAEINLLPSPLRAKGRGVLRRLALSLVLCSLAAVLLYAGAERQMSRLVERAEIVETEAGQLASRQAQEQEKKRNRQEESFLTALLRESPRWSERLRDLDDALSEGPLRLTAIMMEGDALLLEGSGSRLCAVGDFMDKLKGTAGFSEVSLLDGTYEEDGAVTFRLYCRLPGKISPSQWERLSEAGKAGKGGLNDGGAP is encoded by the coding sequence GTGGCCGAGATCAACCTGCTGCCGAGTCCGCTGCGGGCAAAAGGAAGAGGGGTGCTCCGGCGACTGGCCCTTTCGCTGGTCCTATGTTCGCTTGCGGCTGTGCTCCTCTATGCCGGCGCGGAAAGGCAGATGAGTCGCCTGGTTGAGCGAGCGGAGATTGTTGAAACAGAGGCCGGCCAGCTGGCAAGCCGGCAGGCACAGGAACAGGAAAAAAAGCGCAACAGGCAAGAAGAGTCATTTTTGACAGCCTTGCTGAGGGAGTCTCCCCGTTGGTCGGAACGCCTGCGAGATCTCGACGACGCATTGTCGGAAGGGCCGCTGCGCCTGACTGCGATCATGATGGAAGGCGACGCCTTGCTTTTGGAGGGGAGCGGCAGCAGGCTGTGTGCAGTCGGCGATTTCATGGATAAGCTCAAGGGAACAGCCGGTTTTTCGGAAGTCTCCTTGCTGGACGGGACGTATGAGGAGGATGGTGCCGTTACGTTCCGATTGTACTGCCGGTTGCCCGGGAAAATCTCGCCCTCCCAATGGGAGCGCTTATCTGAAGCGGGCAAGGCGGGAAAAGGAGGCCTGAACGATGGAGGGGCTCCTTGA
- a CDS encoding GspH/FimT family protein, which yields MPIQRGMAAVGTMRGYTLVEVCLVLVLLGSLLLASGPFLSRWYGQLSLEAAARQVQTDLLSARDKAVLEQRNVALVFVIESPNYRITYSDDERKSESRTLPGGVVVKTTSFNVTSNMYRNTFIFATDGRAGMPGMGGTVMLQGSNGRNRYVIVSRNGRVRIDSMPPPSGEVS from the coding sequence GTGCCGATTCAGCGCGGGATGGCCGCCGTCGGGACGATGCGCGGATATACGCTCGTTGAGGTCTGCCTTGTCCTCGTCTTGCTCGGCAGCCTTTTGCTGGCGAGCGGCCCCTTTTTGAGCCGCTGGTACGGGCAGTTATCGCTGGAAGCGGCAGCGCGTCAGGTGCAGACGGACCTCCTGTCTGCCAGGGACAAGGCGGTGCTGGAACAACGGAATGTAGCGCTGGTCTTCGTCATTGAAAGTCCCAACTACCGCATCACCTATAGTGACGATGAACGGAAAAGCGAAAGCCGGACACTGCCGGGAGGGGTCGTTGTCAAAACAACCAGCTTTAACGTGACTTCGAACATGTATCGGAACACCTTTATTTTCGCCACCGATGGGAGGGCCGGCATGCCCGGCATGGGAGGGACGGTCATGTTGCAGGGGAGCAATGGACGCAACCGCTATGTGATCGTGTCCCGGAACGGGCGTGTGCGCATCGATTCAATGCCGCCGCCGAGCGGCGAAGTCTCCTGA
- a CDS encoding late competence development ComFB family protein codes for MIHNLMEGVVANFLDDLLTQHPEVCRCSQCRMDIMAAALNRLPPRYVVTDKGEVYSKINLLANQFHVDIIGAIAHGMMLVAKNPRHARPEEAAEPAKADSDK; via the coding sequence ATGATCCACAATCTCATGGAGGGCGTCGTCGCAAACTTTTTAGACGATCTGTTGACACAGCACCCGGAAGTCTGCCGTTGCAGCCAATGTCGCATGGATATCATGGCCGCAGCGCTGAACCGTCTCCCGCCGCGGTATGTGGTCACCGACAAAGGGGAAGTCTATTCGAAGATCAATCTGCTGGCCAACCAGTTTCATGTCGATATCATCGGCGCCATCGCCCATGGCATGATGCTCGTCGCCAAAAACCCCCGCCATGCGAGACCGGAGGAGGCGGCGGAACCTGCTAAGGCAGATAGCGACAAATAA
- the pilM gene encoding type IV pilus assembly protein PilM, producing MFGPTITLGVEIASTAVRMVEVSRRNQRFAIVAALKQPFSPPAGEINSDAYYQALEAAIEKCLAGLRKKAKRAVLAFPSRHLISRQIRMPHMPDDEMRASLRWELEKYVPLSADDYVYDYLHQGVIDVEGDRMAQLLLVALPKEEVLRHHACLKRVGLTVTAVEISSFALSRLLNVMREKDLRTYGCLDMGYDRSTLTVFREGKVQFIRFIQMGAARLEESLAQTFPVETIRLRLAEAAVTTEATATYEGAPAAEEAAVTETAVAEAPEAYGAAAQMQFLLQSFFADLIVEVRRSLDFYNLQYRDDNFSHLVLCGGLSRLRGIDAYFTQEFKLPVSVVDMQTSLVAQIKPACLEQLTPDMAVVTGLALRSAEED from the coding sequence ATGTTCGGACCGACCATCACCCTGGGCGTCGAGATCGCAAGCACGGCGGTGCGCATGGTCGAGGTATCTCGGCGCAATCAGCGCTTTGCGATCGTGGCTGCCTTGAAGCAACCCTTTTCGCCACCGGCAGGGGAAATCAACAGTGACGCCTATTATCAGGCGCTGGAGGCCGCTATCGAGAAATGCCTGGCCGGTCTGCGAAAAAAAGCGAAGCGGGCAGTGCTCGCCTTTCCGTCGCGCCATCTGATCTCGCGCCAGATCCGCATGCCTCATATGCCGGATGATGAGATGCGAGCGTCTCTGCGCTGGGAGTTAGAGAAGTATGTCCCCCTTTCAGCCGATGATTACGTCTATGATTATCTCCACCAGGGCGTCATCGACGTGGAAGGCGACCGGATGGCCCAGCTGCTCTTGGTGGCTCTGCCCAAGGAAGAGGTCCTCCGGCATCATGCATGTCTGAAAAGGGTGGGATTGACGGTCACCGCCGTCGAGATATCCTCCTTCGCCCTCAGCCGGCTTCTCAATGTGATGCGCGAAAAGGATCTCCGGACCTACGGTTGTCTGGATATGGGCTATGATCGTTCTACGCTGACTGTGTTTCGGGAAGGCAAGGTGCAGTTCATCCGCTTTATCCAGATGGGCGCGGCCCGGCTGGAGGAAAGCCTGGCGCAGACCTTCCCTGTCGAGACGATCCGGCTGCGGCTGGCGGAGGCGGCTGTCACGACCGAAGCGACGGCGACTTACGAAGGGGCGCCGGCGGCAGAAGAGGCGGCCGTAACAGAGACGGCGGTGGCGGAAGCCCCGGAGGCCTACGGAGCGGCCGCCCAGATGCAGTTTTTGCTGCAGTCCTTCTTTGCCGATCTGATCGTGGAAGTCCGTCGCTCCCTGGATTTTTACAACCTGCAATACCGGGACGACAACTTCTCCCACCTCGTGCTCTGCGGGGGTCTCTCCCGGTTGCGAGGGATCGACGCCTATTTCACGCAGGAGTTCAAGCTGCCTGTCTCTGTCGTAGATATGCAGACGAGCCTGGTGGCTCAGATCAAGCCCGCTTGCCTCGAACAGCTCACGCCCGACATGGCCGTCGTCACCGGGCTGGCCTTGCGCAGTGCCGAGGAGGATTAG
- a CDS encoding type II secretion system protein, with amino-acid sequence MLRYFQKKFKKMKEQKGFSLIELMIVVSIIGILFAVLVPRLGNSVDKAKIAGVKSDMRSFETAVRQYYIEKSELPTADKLAPSSGPKYLDADPTSVYDPWKGKYKYKPVNNNKTILIYSTGINKADDTEDGTTIANDDMGIEIDFSSGSPVVTPKGLD; translated from the coding sequence TTGCTTAGGTATTTTCAGAAAAAATTCAAGAAGATGAAAGAACAGAAGGGCTTTTCCCTGATCGAACTGATGATCGTCGTATCCATCATCGGCATCCTTTTTGCCGTCCTGGTGCCCCGTCTGGGGAACTCGGTCGACAAGGCAAAGATCGCCGGTGTCAAGAGCGACATGCGCTCCTTTGAGACGGCAGTTCGGCAGTATTATATTGAGAAGAGTGAGCTTCCGACAGCTGATAAGTTGGCTCCGTCGTCTGGCCCAAAATATCTTGATGCGGATCCGACAAGTGTATATGACCCTTGGAAAGGGAAATATAAATATAAGCCTGTCAATAACAATAAGACTATATTAATTTATTCTACAGGGATAAATAAAGCAGATGATACCGAAGACGGTACCACTATTGCAAACGATGATATGGGCATAGAAATTGACTTCTCCTCCGGTTCTCCTGTGGTTACTCCTAAAGGATTGGATTAA
- a CDS encoding prepilin peptidase: MFFALSLGLLIGSFLNVCIYRIPRQMSVVYKRSRCVSCGRPLSPAELIPLLSFLLQRGRCRGCGEGISLQYPLVEGWTALTFAALAALYGGLTAAWAAAALMAAFFIVIAVIDLQHKIIPNRVLGAAFVAIALRQAGKVWTGQDGGLALLLDSLAGGVFGAALLFAVFWFSKGGLGLGDVKFAFVFGLLLGWPGALWAITLSALCGSVVGLAGIASGRWTGKSQIPFGPFLAFGYFTVYLLLESSAAAAIRDFLG; encoded by the coding sequence ATGTTTTTCGCCTTATCTCTAGGTTTACTGATCGGCTCTTTCCTAAACGTCTGCATCTACCGCATCCCGCGGCAGATGTCTGTCGTCTACAAACGCTCCCGCTGTGTGTCCTGCGGGCGGCCCTTGTCGCCCGCCGAACTGATCCCCCTGCTCAGTTTTTTGCTCCAGCGGGGGCGATGCCGCGGATGTGGGGAAGGGATCTCCCTTCAGTACCCCCTTGTCGAAGGGTGGACCGCCCTGACCTTTGCGGCGCTCGCCGCCCTTTACGGCGGCCTTACCGCCGCCTGGGCGGCAGCGGCCCTTATGGCCGCTTTTTTTATCGTCATCGCCGTCATCGACCTGCAGCACAAGATCATCCCCAACAGGGTGCTCGGCGCTGCCTTCGTCGCCATCGCCCTCAGGCAGGCCGGGAAGGTCTGGACCGGTCAGGACGGCGGTCTCGCCCTGTTGCTGGATAGTTTGGCCGGCGGCGTCTTCGGCGCAGCCCTCTTATTCGCGGTCTTCTGGTTCAGCAAGGGCGGCCTCGGCCTGGGCGACGTCAAGTTTGCCTTTGTCTTCGGCCTGCTCCTCGGCTGGCCCGGCGCCCTCTGGGCCATCACCCTCTCCGCCCTATGCGGCAGTGTGGTCGGACTGGCGGGTATCGCCTCCGGCAGGTGGACGGGCAAGAGCCAGATACCCTTCGGGCCTTTTCTGGCCTTCGGGTATTTCACCGTCTATCTTCTCTTGGAAAGCAGCGCTGCTGCTGCGATCCGTGATTTTCTAGGCTAG
- a CDS encoding type II secretion system protein GspG, giving the protein MGRQFRRGEMGFTLVEVMLVVTLIGLMLFLFAPRLSAAPEKAKLSSVHNDFRALEMAVRHYFIDQGKLPSAADLQYANLLDKDLAAVAPTGLNIWKDPWGSAYQYEPKNVGAMPATARMVSYGPNRLPGGDDLSVTFAIADGKLVVTQSGF; this is encoded by the coding sequence ATGGGCCGGCAGTTTCGACGGGGGGAAATGGGATTTACGCTGGTGGAGGTGATGCTTGTGGTGACGCTCATCGGTCTGATGCTCTTTTTGTTCGCGCCCAGGTTGTCGGCAGCGCCCGAAAAAGCCAAGCTGTCGTCAGTCCATAATGACTTTCGCGCCCTCGAAATGGCAGTTCGCCACTATTTCATCGATCAGGGGAAACTTCCGTCGGCGGCGGACTTGCAGTACGCCAACCTGCTCGACAAAGACTTGGCTGCAGTCGCGCCGACCGGCCTGAATATCTGGAAGGATCCTTGGGGGAGCGCTTACCAGTATGAACCGAAGAACGTCGGGGCAATGCCTGCGACGGCGCGGATGGTATCCTACGGGCCGAACCGTCTTCCCGGAGGCGACGATTTGTCGGTGACTTTCGCGATTGCCGATGGCAAGCTGGTCGTCACACAATCCGGGTTTTAG
- a CDS encoding PulJ/GspJ family protein, whose amino-acid sequence MLTMKKPLCPEAAVKRRRKGEGSSGMTLIEVLLAMTIAGILLLMGLRLLNTGMAIVDVESHRMEGNSGVRWVLAWMAKDLRYGRDIRIYNGGTRVDCQVLVENSGLLTWVDVRYTLEAGTVQRREGADTKPLASGIEGLHVTRLAAPAGSGESPIQVMVKQAGHRRNSHSFVELSTIVVPRGVVP is encoded by the coding sequence ATGCTGACAATGAAAAAGCCGCTTTGCCCGGAGGCGGCAGTGAAGCGTCGGCGCAAAGGGGAGGGCTCATCCGGCATGACCCTCATCGAGGTCTTGCTGGCCATGACCATCGCAGGCATCCTGCTCCTGATGGGCTTGCGGTTGCTCAATACGGGCATGGCCATCGTCGATGTGGAAAGTCACCGTATGGAGGGGAACAGCGGCGTCCGCTGGGTCTTAGCCTGGATGGCCAAGGATCTGCGGTATGGGCGTGATATCCGCATTTACAACGGCGGCACCCGCGTCGACTGTCAGGTACTGGTCGAAAACAGCGGCCTCTTGACCTGGGTCGATGTTCGGTACACCCTGGAGGCGGGCACCGTCCAGCGGCGGGAAGGGGCTGACACGAAACCGCTCGCTTCCGGCATCGAAGGTCTGCATGTCACAAGGCTGGCGGCGCCTGCCGGTTCGGGCGAGTCACCCATTCAAGTTATGGTAAAGCAGGCTGGTCACAGGAGGAACTCTCATTCCTTCGTCGAACTCTCTACCATAGTTGTACCTCGCGGCGTTGTTCCGTAG